A portion of the Natronococcus sp. AD-5 genome contains these proteins:
- a CDS encoding NTP transferase domain-containing protein, whose protein sequence is MCGGKGTRLESPHEKPLHPIDGAPMIDRVLAGLEESAVETSFAAVSPNAPETREHIERDDAVRTIETAGEGYVTDLLAVLDHPAIEPPVLTVAADLALLEGPVADRILTAHGDNAASRTICVPVALKRRLGVGVDTRLESAPHLAPTGVNVVGSSEESMTRVSYDPRLAVNVNRLEDARIAEERCG, encoded by the coding sequence ATGTGCGGCGGGAAGGGAACCCGTCTCGAGAGCCCCCACGAGAAGCCGCTCCATCCGATCGACGGCGCGCCCATGATCGATCGCGTGCTGGCGGGACTCGAGGAAAGCGCCGTCGAGACGTCGTTCGCGGCCGTCTCGCCCAACGCGCCGGAGACGCGCGAGCACATCGAGCGAGACGACGCCGTCCGGACGATCGAGACCGCCGGCGAGGGGTACGTGACCGACCTGCTGGCGGTGCTCGACCACCCCGCGATCGAACCGCCCGTTCTCACCGTCGCGGCGGACCTGGCGCTGCTCGAGGGGCCGGTCGCCGACCGGATTCTCACGGCACACGGCGATAACGCCGCCTCGCGAACGATCTGCGTCCCCGTGGCATTGAAACGCCGGCTCGGCGTCGGCGTCGACACGCGACTCGAGTCCGCCCCCCACCTCGCGCCGACCGGGGTCAACGTCGTCGGCAGTTCGGAGGAATCCATGACCCGCGTAAGCTACGATCCGCGACTGGCAGTGAACGTGAATCGACTCGAAGACGCCCGGATCGCGGAGGAACGATGCGGGTAG
- the cobT gene encoding nicotinate mononucleotide-dependent phosphoribosyltransferase CobT yields MRVVLAAGTTETALIDGISAAGASPELMAHTPSADAEILAYGAPTAAPVTPVSPTGCPTPAAVTRAVREVVGFEVAVVDAGLSEPTGAPTVDLGVEPGADVRESEPVPGAERIFARAREYGRTLPDDALVIGETVPGGTTTALGVLTALGEPGGVSSSLPANPLERKRRVVGTGLVESGLESGDCEGDPLSAIRAVGDPVQPTVAGIAAGALETGTDVTLAGGTQMVAIAAVLRHAGIDAPVTIATTSFVADEQGDALPAACDRLDCDLLATDPGFDERDHVAMERYCAGEAKEGVAMGGALSLVSDGRMAAVRDRLEAVCARLGIENSDLDVATEPPEETHGS; encoded by the coding sequence ATGCGGGTAGTGCTCGCCGCCGGGACGACCGAGACGGCGCTAATCGACGGCATCAGCGCCGCCGGCGCCTCCCCGGAGCTGATGGCGCACACGCCGTCGGCGGACGCCGAGATCCTCGCCTACGGCGCGCCGACGGCCGCACCCGTCACGCCGGTGAGTCCGACCGGCTGTCCGACGCCTGCCGCCGTGACGCGCGCCGTCCGAGAAGTCGTCGGATTCGAGGTGGCGGTCGTCGACGCGGGGCTCAGCGAGCCGACGGGTGCCCCGACGGTCGACCTCGGCGTCGAACCCGGTGCGGACGTCCGGGAGTCCGAGCCCGTTCCCGGAGCGGAACGCATCTTCGCTCGAGCCCGCGAGTACGGCCGAACCCTTCCCGACGACGCGCTCGTGATCGGAGAGACGGTTCCCGGCGGGACGACGACCGCGCTCGGCGTGCTGACCGCGCTCGGCGAACCCGGCGGCGTCTCCTCCTCGCTCCCCGCGAATCCGCTCGAGCGGAAGCGCCGCGTCGTCGGGACGGGACTGGTCGAGAGCGGTCTGGAATCGGGCGACTGCGAGGGTGACCCCCTCTCGGCGATCCGTGCGGTCGGCGACCCCGTCCAGCCGACGGTCGCCGGCATCGCGGCCGGCGCGCTCGAGACCGGAACCGACGTAACCCTCGCCGGCGGCACGCAGATGGTCGCGATCGCCGCCGTCCTCCGCCACGCCGGGATCGACGCGCCGGTGACGATCGCGACGACCTCGTTCGTCGCGGACGAGCAGGGAGACGCGCTCCCGGCTGCCTGCGATCGACTCGACTGCGACCTGCTCGCGACCGACCCCGGCTTCGACGAGCGCGACCACGTCGCGATGGAACGCTACTGCGCCGGCGAGGCGAAGGAGGGCGTCGCGATGGGCGGCGCGCTCTCGCTCGTCTCCGACGGTCGGATGGCTGCGGTCAGGGACCGACTCGAGGCCGTCTGTGCGCGACTCGGGATCGAAAACTCCGATCTCGACGTCGCAACAGAACCGCCGGAGGAGACGCATGGATCCTGA
- a CDS encoding aminotransferase class I/II-fold pyridoxal phosphate-dependent enzyme — MDPDAIRTGRRVPHGGEPDREILDFSANTNPETPDGVEEAYRDAFEASRRYPDDDYPDYRPAAAEFVGCEPERVIPTPGGLAAIRLTVECSLEPGDDALVPYPSFGEYAREVRLQGATPLFTHVDDLLEIRTDVLESCALAVVCTPNNPTGEAVDPDALASFAGRCGDAGTTLLVDEAFLGFTDLPSAAGLDREHVVAARSLTKLFGLPGLRAGFAVATGERRDALETARRAWSLGTPAARVGAYCLRRDAFVRETRERVARERERMRDALSERFAVVPSDAPYLLCDVGDRDVSGVLETARERGVAVRDATTFRGLDSHVRVAVKDRGANDRLLAALECNV, encoded by the coding sequence ATGGATCCTGACGCGATTCGAACCGGGAGGCGGGTCCCCCACGGCGGCGAACCCGACCGCGAGATACTGGACTTCTCGGCGAACACGAATCCCGAGACGCCCGACGGGGTAGAGGAGGCCTACCGGGACGCGTTCGAGGCGTCCCGCCGCTATCCGGACGACGACTACCCCGACTACCGGCCGGCCGCGGCCGAATTCGTCGGCTGCGAACCCGAGCGCGTGATCCCGACGCCCGGCGGGCTCGCGGCGATCCGGCTGACGGTGGAGTGCTCGCTCGAGCCCGGCGACGACGCGCTCGTCCCGTACCCGAGCTTCGGCGAGTACGCCCGCGAGGTCCGCCTCCAGGGGGCGACCCCGCTGTTTACGCACGTCGACGACCTGCTCGAGATCCGTACCGACGTGCTCGAGAGCTGCGCGCTGGCCGTGGTCTGTACTCCGAACAACCCGACCGGCGAGGCGGTCGATCCCGACGCGCTGGCGTCGTTCGCGGGCCGCTGCGGAGACGCCGGAACGACGCTGCTGGTCGACGAAGCGTTCCTGGGCTTTACCGACCTGCCGTCCGCAGCCGGGCTGGACCGCGAGCACGTCGTCGCCGCGCGCTCGCTCACCAAACTGTTCGGCCTCCCCGGTCTCCGGGCCGGCTTCGCCGTCGCGACGGGAGAGCGCCGGGATGCACTCGAGACCGCCAGGAGAGCCTGGTCGCTCGGCACGCCGGCCGCACGGGTCGGCGCCTACTGCTTACGCCGAGACGCGTTCGTCCGGGAGACGCGCGAGCGCGTCGCCCGCGAGCGAGAGCGCATGCGAGACGCGCTGTCGGAACGGTTCGCGGTCGTGCCGTCGGACGCGCCGTACCTGCTGTGCGACGTCGGCGACCGCGACGTCTCCGGCGTCCTCGAGACGGCCCGCGAGCGCGGCGTCGCCGTCCGGGACGCCACGACCTTCCGCGGGCTCGATTCCCACGTCCGGGTGGCCGTCAAGGACCGCGGGGCGAACGACCGGCTCCTAGCGGCGCTCGAGTGTAACGTATGA
- a CDS encoding adenosylcobinamide amidohydrolase, with protein MTDTTPESAVNARCRDGVFQLRRPGTEWLSTGWNGGRRRADCAYNISVPEGWERTDLDRYVGERLERAGFADRDGPVLLTGVDVADARGARCEPVTAYATAGVSNPAALPMDPAGGSLPGTDASATEPPTGTVNLLVYTTRGLADGALSNVLAVAAEAKATTLLAETGFPGTTTDAVIVGHDPTGPTATFSGSGTAVGAATRACVRDAVRASLRAHYDDNENDVPDSVDDAKYGVSTDVRADPIRPRLEETTDR; from the coding sequence ATGACCGACACAACCCCTGAGAGCGCCGTAAACGCCCGCTGCCGCGACGGAGTGTTCCAGCTCCGCCGGCCCGGTACCGAGTGGCTCTCGACCGGCTGGAACGGCGGCCGCCGGCGGGCCGACTGCGCGTACAACATCTCGGTGCCCGAGGGGTGGGAGCGGACCGACCTCGACCGGTACGTCGGGGAGCGACTCGAGCGGGCCGGCTTCGCGGATCGAGACGGACCGGTCCTTCTCACCGGCGTCGACGTTGCGGATGCGCGCGGCGCTCGCTGCGAGCCGGTGACCGCGTACGCGACCGCCGGCGTCTCGAACCCGGCGGCCCTGCCGATGGATCCCGCGGGCGGTTCGCTTCCGGGTACGGACGCGTCAGCGACGGAGCCGCCGACGGGGACCGTCAACCTCCTCGTTTACACGACCCGAGGGCTCGCCGACGGTGCCCTCTCGAACGTGCTCGCGGTCGCCGCCGAGGCGAAGGCGACGACGCTGCTGGCCGAAACCGGGTTCCCGGGGACGACCACGGACGCGGTGATCGTCGGGCACGATCCGACGGGGCCGACCGCGACGTTTTCGGGTAGCGGAACGGCCGTCGGGGCGGCGACTCGAGCCTGCGTCCGCGACGCCGTCCGGGCCTCGTTGCGGGCCCACTACGACGATAACGAAAACGACGTCCCCGACTCGGTCGACGACGCGAAGTACGGCGTCTCGACCGACGTCCGGGCCGACCCGATCCGGCCGCGACTCGAGGAGACTACCGACCGATAG
- a CDS encoding cation:proton antiporter domain-containing protein, whose translation MQTRSFDAHAGETILPLTAASPLAPPFDDPILIFGLAMVIFLVAPLALKRYRLPGIIGIILIGAAIGPNGVNLLERDATIQLLGEVGLIYLMFIAGLEININQFIEYKDRSIVFGLLSFVIPQAVGTVVGVYVLDLTVAAASLFAAIFSSHTLLAYPVVNRLGIATNEAMTATIGGTILTDTLALLVLAVVVAAAGGTLDAMFWVQLGIGLTIFFASIWVLVPRLGRWFFRAHSEESYFEFLFVMAVLFACAFLAELVGVEHIIGAFLAGLTLNRLVPESGPLMNRIEFVGNALFIPFFLLSVGMLVDAAVVLEGTDTLVIATSLIVMVFATKYAAAWATGRAYGYQRNEVIGMFGLSVGQAAAALAIVQIGFEAEIPGFDQNMINGVVLMILAVSLVSPALVERAGSGLVRAREHDAYDPSDTPQRILVPVSKDSRYTESLLDLAFTIRNARSDEPIYTVSVVQPDRNARTEAKVAEAEGVLEGVEAYASSAEVSIEAHTRINHNVASGIVRSAAENRITTLVIGWDGARSRAQNVFGHIIDQVLSRTTQLTLVGRVREPLNTTQRIVLVLPPRIDHNDGFYEALHTVKIVSEDTGAPIRGLVVGGNPEQFERLFELVEPDAPGEFEAITGWRGLLSTLRDDVRPGDLVVCTSSRRNDAGWHPELQTLPKSISTLTDGNFVIMYPATEERADDRQFLRLS comes from the coding sequence ATGCAGACTCGGTCGTTCGACGCACACGCGGGTGAAACGATCCTGCCGCTCACGGCAGCCTCGCCGCTGGCGCCGCCGTTCGATGATCCGATCCTCATCTTCGGGCTCGCGATGGTGATCTTCCTCGTCGCGCCGCTCGCGCTCAAGCGCTACCGCCTGCCGGGGATCATCGGGATCATCCTGATCGGCGCGGCGATCGGTCCCAACGGCGTGAATCTGCTCGAGCGGGACGCGACGATCCAGTTGCTCGGCGAAGTCGGGCTGATCTACCTGATGTTCATCGCGGGGCTCGAGATCAACATCAACCAGTTCATCGAGTACAAGGACCGCAGCATCGTTTTCGGGCTGTTATCGTTCGTGATCCCGCAAGCGGTCGGAACCGTCGTCGGCGTCTACGTGCTGGATCTGACGGTCGCGGCGGCGTCGCTGTTCGCGGCGATCTTCTCCTCGCACACGCTGCTCGCGTATCCGGTCGTCAACCGCCTGGGGATCGCGACGAACGAGGCGATGACGGCGACCATCGGCGGGACGATCCTGACGGACACCCTCGCCCTGCTCGTGCTCGCGGTCGTGGTCGCGGCCGCCGGCGGGACGCTCGACGCCATGTTCTGGGTGCAACTCGGTATCGGGTTGACGATCTTTTTCGCGAGCATCTGGGTGCTCGTGCCGCGACTCGGACGGTGGTTCTTCCGGGCCCACTCCGAGGAGAGCTACTTCGAGTTCCTGTTCGTGATGGCCGTGCTGTTCGCCTGCGCGTTCCTCGCCGAACTCGTCGGCGTCGAACACATCATCGGCGCCTTCCTCGCCGGCCTCACCCTCAACCGTCTCGTTCCGGAGTCCGGACCGCTGATGAACCGCATCGAGTTCGTCGGCAACGCCCTGTTCATTCCCTTCTTCCTGCTTTCGGTCGGGATGCTCGTCGATGCTGCCGTCGTCCTCGAGGGGACGGACACCCTCGTCATCGCCACCTCGCTGATCGTCATGGTCTTCGCGACGAAGTACGCCGCGGCGTGGGCGACGGGGCGGGCGTACGGCTACCAGCGGAACGAAGTGATCGGCATGTTCGGCCTGTCCGTCGGACAGGCGGCCGCCGCGCTCGCGATCGTTCAGATCGGCTTCGAGGCGGAGATTCCGGGCTTCGATCAGAACATGATCAACGGGGTCGTCCTGATGATCCTCGCGGTGAGTCTCGTCAGTCCCGCGCTCGTCGAACGCGCCGGCAGCGGACTCGTCCGCGCACGCGAGCACGACGCGTACGATCCGAGCGACACGCCACAGCGGATCCTCGTTCCGGTGTCGAAGGACTCGAGATACACGGAGTCGTTGCTGGACCTCGCGTTTACGATCCGCAACGCGCGCTCCGACGAGCCGATTTACACGGTTTCGGTCGTACAGCCGGACCGGAACGCGCGAACCGAGGCGAAGGTCGCCGAAGCGGAGGGCGTCCTCGAGGGCGTCGAAGCGTACGCGTCGAGCGCGGAAGTGTCGATCGAAGCTCACACGCGTATCAATCACAACGTCGCGTCCGGCATCGTTCGCTCGGCGGCCGAAAACCGGATCACGACGCTCGTCATCGGGTGGGACGGCGCCCGCTCGCGGGCACAGAACGTCTTCGGCCACATCATCGATCAAGTACTGAGCCGGACCACACAACTGACGCTCGTCGGACGGGTTCGCGAGCCGCTCAACACGACGCAACGAATCGTGCTCGTTCTCCCGCCGAGGATCGACCACAACGACGGGTTCTACGAGGCGCTACATACCGTAAAAATCGTCTCCGAGGATACGGGGGCGCCGATCCGCGGTCTCGTCGTCGGCGGCAACCCGGAGCAGTTCGAACGCCTGTTCGAACTCGTCGAGCCGGACGCTCCCGGCGAGTTCGAAGCGATAACCGGCTGGAGAGGGCTGCTCTCGACGCTCCGAGACGACGTTCGACCGGGCGACCTCGTCGTCTGTACGAGTTCTCGCCGAAACGACGCCGGATGGCACCCGGAACTGCAGACGCTGCCGAAGAGCATCTCGACGCTCACCGACGGAAACTTCGTCATCATGTACCCCGCGACCGAGGAACGAGCCGACGACCGGCAGTTCCTCCGGCTGTCGTAA
- the dhaM gene encoding dihydroxyacetone kinase phosphoryl donor subunit DhaM, with protein sequence MVGIVVVSHSGRAADGIREIAREMGGDARIEAVGGTEDGRIGTTPDPIREAIEDVDSEDGVVVLVDLGSAVMNAELAIEEAAVDEVAIADAPVLEGALNAAVAATSPSATVESVREAAEDAADVSKV encoded by the coding sequence ATGGTCGGCATCGTCGTCGTCTCGCACAGCGGGCGAGCCGCCGACGGAATCCGCGAGATCGCCCGGGAGATGGGCGGTGATGCCCGGATCGAAGCCGTCGGCGGAACGGAAGACGGCCGGATCGGGACGACGCCGGACCCGATCCGCGAAGCGATCGAAGACGTCGATAGCGAGGACGGCGTCGTCGTCCTCGTCGATCTCGGCAGCGCCGTCATGAACGCCGAACTCGCGATCGAGGAGGCCGCCGTCGACGAGGTGGCCATCGCCGACGCCCCGGTCCTCGAGGGGGCGCTCAACGCCGCCGTGGCGGCGACGTCACCGAGCGCGACCGTCGAGTCGGTTCGCGAGGCCGCGGAAGACGCGGCCGACGTCTCGAAGGTGTAA
- the dhaL gene encoding dihydroxyacetone kinase subunit DhaL, with protein MDRETQSEAVRAAVDAIADRLEAEKSHLTELDSAIGDADHGANMNRGFQAALERLEDADGEPAELVKTTGVALVSEVGGASGPLYGGSLMKASQELEEGITAESSVAFAERYLETVEERGKASVGDKTMVDAITPAVHTYKKAIEVDDHEPLEALGKAVDAAGRGVAFTTPLRAKKGRASYLGWRSVGHQDPGATSTLYLLEELFAVATEYLDGDVEVDAEAEVDPDELEEPAADGDGGA; from the coding sequence ATGGATCGGGAAACGCAGTCCGAGGCGGTCCGCGCGGCGGTCGACGCGATCGCAGATCGGCTCGAAGCGGAGAAAAGTCACCTGACGGAACTGGACTCCGCGATCGGCGACGCGGACCACGGTGCGAACATGAACCGCGGGTTCCAGGCCGCCCTGGAGCGGCTCGAGGACGCCGACGGCGAACCCGCGGAGCTCGTCAAGACGACCGGCGTCGCGCTCGTCTCGGAGGTCGGCGGCGCCTCCGGGCCGCTCTACGGCGGTTCGCTGATGAAGGCGAGTCAGGAACTCGAGGAGGGGATCACCGCCGAGTCGTCGGTCGCGTTCGCCGAGCGCTACCTCGAGACCGTCGAAGAGCGAGGAAAAGCGTCCGTGGGCGACAAGACGATGGTCGACGCGATCACGCCGGCGGTCCACACCTACAAGAAGGCGATCGAGGTCGACGATCACGAACCGCTCGAGGCGCTCGGGAAGGCCGTCGACGCCGCGGGGCGGGGCGTCGCGTTTACGACGCCGCTACGCGCCAAGAAGGGGCGGGCGTCGTACCTGGGCTGGCGATCCGTCGGCCACCAGGACCCCGGCGCGACCAGCACGCTCTACCTGCTCGAGGAGCTGTTCGCGGTCGCGACGGAGTATCTGGACGGCGACGTCGAGGTCGACGCCGAAGCGGAGGTCGATCCCGACGAACTCGAGGAGCCTGCCGCCGACGGCGATGGGGGCGCCTGA
- the dhaK gene encoding dihydroxyacetone kinase subunit DhaK — translation MKKLINEPEAVVDEMLEGMVAAHPGLRRLEGTEVVVRADAPVDGKVGIVSGGGSGHEPTHAGYIGDGMLDGAAAGEVFTSPTADQLSEMIQACDGGDGVFCVVKNYEGDVMNFETAIEMAEMEADTDVEYVVVNDDVAVEDSLYTSGRRGVCGTIFVHKVAGAMAQRGGDVAEIKRVAEKANDRVGTMGMALTSCVTPEKGEPTFELGEDEIELGIGIHGEPGTERTEIMSADEITEHLTEAAVADLDLDSGTEVATIVNGMGGTPLMELYVVNRRLQELLDDRGLETWDAWVGDYMTSLDMMGCSITVLELDDELKELLAAPAETPGLTVTEGR, via the coding sequence ATGAAGAAACTCATCAACGAACCGGAAGCGGTCGTCGACGAGATGCTCGAGGGAATGGTCGCGGCCCATCCGGGCCTGCGGCGACTCGAGGGAACCGAGGTCGTCGTCCGCGCCGACGCCCCCGTCGACGGGAAGGTCGGAATCGTCTCCGGCGGTGGGAGCGGACACGAGCCGACGCACGCGGGTTACATCGGCGACGGAATGCTCGACGGCGCGGCCGCGGGGGAGGTGTTTACGTCGCCGACGGCCGATCAGTTGAGCGAAATGATCCAGGCCTGCGACGGCGGCGACGGGGTGTTCTGCGTCGTCAAGAACTACGAGGGCGACGTGATGAACTTCGAGACGGCCATCGAGATGGCGGAGATGGAAGCCGACACGGACGTCGAGTACGTCGTGGTCAACGACGACGTCGCGGTCGAGGACTCGCTGTACACGTCGGGTCGTCGCGGCGTCTGCGGAACGATCTTCGTCCACAAGGTCGCCGGGGCGATGGCCCAGCGGGGCGGCGACGTAGCGGAGATCAAGCGCGTCGCCGAGAAGGCGAACGATCGCGTCGGAACGATGGGGATGGCGCTCACGTCCTGTGTCACGCCCGAGAAGGGCGAGCCGACGTTCGAGCTCGGCGAGGACGAGATCGAGCTCGGGATCGGAATCCACGGCGAACCGGGGACCGAGCGCACGGAGATCATGTCCGCCGACGAGATCACGGAGCACCTCACCGAGGCCGCGGTAGCGGACCTCGACCTCGACTCCGGCACCGAGGTCGCGACCATCGTCAACGGGATGGGCGGAACGCCGCTGATGGAGCTCTACGTGGTCAACCGCCGGCTCCAGGAACTGCTCGACGACCGCGGACTCGAGACGTGGGACGCCTGGGTCGGGGACTACATGACCTCGCTCGACATGATGGGCTGTTCGATCACGGTGCTCGAACTCGACGACGAACTGAAGGAACTGCTCGCCGCTCCGGCCGAGACGCCCGGGCTGACCGTGACGGAGGGCAGGTGA
- a CDS encoding amphi-Trp domain-containing protein, whose amino-acid sequence MAEKTDHEENVSRDEAADLLQELAREIRGEDRVDIHVGNKTLTLSPASVLEYGIGVEERSPMLGGDHEKITVTLEWEVGKEA is encoded by the coding sequence ATGGCCGAAAAGACCGATCACGAGGAGAACGTGTCCCGCGACGAAGCCGCGGACTTACTGCAGGAACTCGCTCGCGAAATCCGAGGCGAGGACCGGGTCGACATCCACGTCGGAAACAAGACGCTGACGTTGAGTCCGGCGTCCGTTCTCGAGTACGGTATCGGAGTCGAAGAACGATCGCCGATGCTCGGCGGCGATCACGAAAAGATCACGGTGACGCTTGAGTGGGAAGTCGGGAAGGAGGCGTAG